The Sinorhizobium fredii USDA 257 region GGCAAGCGCCGAAGCCCCGGCTTTCAGAGATCGCTTCATTCGTATTCCCCTTTATCCGCTTGGTCATTTTATTGTCCCGTGGGTCAATTATTGATCTTTCCGGAAAGTTTGTCAAATGTGGGTGAAACCGAGGGCGTGCAAATGAGACTGACCAGGATCAGCGATATCCGGAAACGGGAACTCAGGCGGGCGGCATTCGAGGTCCTTCAGCGCGAAGGCATGGTGGGGGCAACGCTGGAGAAAGTCGCCGCTCAAGCAGGCGCATCGAAGGGCATCGTCCTGCACTACTTCGCCAACAAGCAGGAGTTGTTCGAGCATGCGATGCGCGAGGCGAATGCGGCGCTGAAGGATGCCGTGGTGGCGCGCTTGAACCGGGCCACCACCCCGTTACAGCGACTGGAAGCGATCATTGAAGGCAACTTCGAGGACCGCTTCTTCCAGCCGTCCATCTGCCATGCTTGGCTATCGCTCTGCGCCGAGGTGCCGCGGGAACCGCAGCTAGCGCGCATCCAAAAAGTAATTCATGCGCGGATGCGATCAAATCTCATGTCGGCACTGGTCCACCTTCTGCCAGAGGACCAATGCGAGGCTGCCGTTCTAGGCATCACCGCACTGATTGACGGGCTGTGGCTGCGCCTCGGTCTGCAGTCGGAGGGTCTGACGCGTGAAGATGCGCTTCGCCAGATGCGCGACTACCTCTCTCATCGACTGCCCTCCGCCCGCGTACAAGCATCGGTCGCCGACCTCTAAGCCTGTACGAGAAGGCGGAAGGTTCAGGGTCGTCTGCGACTCTTGTGCAGCGCCGCTCACGTGAAAAATCGACCCTGCGCGGCCATTCACCGATACCGACGGGAATGTGCAGTGCTGGTCCAAAAAGCGGACAATGAGGCAATGAGGCAGCGGGTGGATGCACGCTTCCCGGAGAGTGCCACCGTCGATGAAGCTCCGCTGCTGGCGTTGTTGATCAGGAAGTTAATTGGCCCGAAGGCCTGCTCTGGACCGCTGAAAACGGGCAAACCGCTGGCCTACCTTTGCGCATTTTCCTGAACGCGGGAGCGCACATCCAGTGCGGAGGACATGTGCAGCACGCCGAGTTCAGGGCTAGTAAGTACTGGCACCGATATCTCGCCTATTTCGTTCAGGGCATTTGCCATTGATGCTTGAGCAAGAACAACCACGTCGACGCTGTCCACGAGCGAAGCAAGGCCTTCACGTACCATCGCA contains the following coding sequences:
- the betI gene encoding choline-binding transcriptional repressor BetI — its product is MRLTRISDIRKRELRRAAFEVLQREGMVGATLEKVAAQAGASKGIVLHYFANKQELFEHAMREANAALKDAVVARLNRATTPLQRLEAIIEGNFEDRFFQPSICHAWLSLCAEVPREPQLARIQKVIHARMRSNLMSALVHLLPEDQCEAAVLGITALIDGLWLRLGLQSEGLTREDALRQMRDYLSHRLPSARVQASVADL